The Dendropsophus ebraccatus isolate aDenEbr1 chromosome 3, aDenEbr1.pat, whole genome shotgun sequence genomic interval tttttttatccacatatccaaatattttttaaacaaaCTTTATAAAgttgacttttaaaaaaaaaaaatccatatatgACATTTGCAGCTTGTTCCATTCACTTCTCTCTCCCAGCATGGTCTTTGGCAGGGTCTGCAATCTGGGGTCTTTTAGGTCCTTAGCAGCCATGGAAACCTAGTGACACCCCAGGTCTGTGATGCAGGGGTGCAGGTGGGACAAGAGGGAaacctttatgttttgtttttttaagttgcTAATTGTGGAGAATGTCATGTACACTATGATTTGCAAAGAGTGGACATTGGTTAACAAACCTAtacctgctctcagctgagaagtgatacaattgtatccagtgtagacaatgccctGTGAGCTCTACAGGCTGGACTCTAGATGAATACACTGTACATAAGTAGTCTCTAGCTATCTATCTACTCCCTGAGCATTTTTACCACTTTGGACTCTTATATGTGGGGTTAAGTTGAGGAAAGTGCCCAGCCCGAGATGTTtttccaacagattctgcagagcTAGATCATGGCTAAAAGACATCACCATGGCGGTCTGACCACCTGTGaggcactggatgtaactgcactataatcactacatgtcactatatgggggggcaatactggtctgtgtatttttttatttagtggtAATATGTGctcagtatatggcagtatttttcccttgtatagtgttattggtaatattagccATGGTATACTGGGTTTATATGCAGTAACCGTACGGTTATAAACACTGCTATTTTCTATGGGTCGGGCTGGTGAacacatgacccagttacagtaaTGAAATGCAGCTGCTCTACAAGTCAATAGGTGGCGCTGTACAGTTGTTTAGCTGTTCATGTATTTTTGTACAATTTAACCCTATGCTATGTATCTGTGGATGTATCTGTACGGACGCCATAACCGTgaacagccccctgtatacaaaacACTCAGCGATTTcttcaaaactttttttatttactataaagacaaaaaaaaaaggggggggggaaacaaaaaaaaaaaacaccagaaatcCATACAAATAATGCTATAAAATCGCCTCAAGGGTTAAAAACCTTTAATAATTAAAATATTCTGATATATCTTAAAATAACATTGGATACACTGAAgccaaatttaattttttttatatatttttaatttttttcatcttAACCCAGAGATTTTCGGCAACATGTTGCTTTTTGCACAGTTAAGGTGCTAAGAGaaggttttttttctcatttttttttttcttttttttaagcccTTAAGCCCTGGAAGTCTTAGGAATCAGTcatacagcaatatatatatatatatatatagtctcattgtggaaaaaaaaaacaaaaaaactttggtAGAAGAAAATCTATAGGACACCTGAGGTAGTAGAGACTGAAATCACACGAAAAGCAAGGAGCGTTATTTACAGACTCAAGAAAGTACCAAACAACATTAAGGAGGTCACAAATAACCATACGATACGAGTCTCAGTCCAGCTTTGATCCAAAGGAAAATATAAGATTACACCAAAAAATCTGCATAAAAACAAGCGCACCACGATGGCAGCAAGCGGAGGAAGCGCCAGATCTACGGGGTAATACTGAttcagccgggggaggggggggcagcgtCGACACAACCATCAATCTTCCAGTACATTAGAAAGAGTGCAagaccataatatatatatatcatataggaATCAAGTACAATACAGTCAGAGCTACGAGACTTCACATTGAGGAACAGTCGCTTTAACTCTTTGGAATTTTGCTTGTCTGTCgcacgaaaagaaaaaaaaaaggggggggaatgTCCAACGTTGGCGAATATTCACATTGACGTTACGAGTAGCTTATCGAGAGCTGATCCTGAGGCCCCAGAATTATtggaattttttcttttcttttttcattgtgCAACAACCTCACCTGGCTTCCAAGGAGTTAAAAATCATTGGATCGATTGGAACGAGGAGcgccgggggatggggggggggctgctgctttCCTTCAGTGATACGCGGGACGCCGAGGTCCATCTATCACAACGGGGCAAATACTTTACCGGACTGAAAATGTGGCACTTTATGAGCATGTTCTGATTTAAACAGGGGGAGGTCAAActccggccttccagctgttacaaaattactattcccatcatgcctggacagccagcgctaaagctttggttgtccaggcatgatggagggccggagtttgacagcTGTGATTTGGAAGCAACAAAACTGGTCGGGATCAATAGATCTTAtccaaacttttttaaaaatataaaacactgacataaGATATTCCCTAAAAACAGCATCACCCTGTCTAGAGGCAGTGCTCAGTACTGCAGCATCCAGTATTGCTGCGTAGTCCCTTTAAATCACCATCTAGGTCGGACATCCAcacaaaaaattgaaaaatactGCTTATTTTACCTCTCAattgtgtccttaaagggaatctgtcagcaaaaTATCATGCTCCGAACTCAAAAGGGCTGTGCTGAGCCGCAGCATGCAGCCtcttccctcccccacccttccctGCTTTGATTGACATACAGAGCTCATATTCCAGCACAGATCTGTGCGCCTCAATCAGGCAAGactgggagggtgggggagggaggaggctgcATCCTGACGCTCAGCACAGCCTTTTTAACACTTAAGCTCTAAGCACGATataaagctgacagattctcttttaaGTCCATTAAAGAGTAATTATTtgggataagaaaaaaaaaacaaaaacataggaGCTGTTTACTTCCAAAAATACTGCCACCCcgtatcctcaggttgtgtgaggtattacaattccTTTCGcttcagtagaactgagctgcaataccgcattcAAACTGAaaagacaggagtggcgctgttttccaAAGAAATCAAGCTATATGTTTTCAATCCTGAATGCTGCTACTTCAGAGACTGTTTCACgtagggaaaggactgtgcagcttatagtcccTATGGTAAAAACTGCCCCTCTCTAACAACTAAGGGGACGTGGCACAGTTTGGGAAGCACTGCTggcctgcaataccacacacagtggctatagacaggggtggtgctgttcctAGAAGAAAGCAACCtcacttccttaaaggggttattcagcgctacaaaaacatggccactttcttccagagacagccccactcgtctccagcttgggcggggtttactgctcagttccattgaagtgaacggagcttaattgcaaacagcacctgatctggagacaagattcgtgttgtctctaaaagaaagtgtccgtgtttttgtagcactggaaacccctttaacattaaacCTGAATCAAGGCTCTTTGATGCCTCCCATAGATGGCGCTAAAGagcagctaatttgcatatttatttcccagggagcactgCCTGGCCTAAGAAATCCATAACACTAGAGGGCAGTCTCCACAAGGAGAATCATCTCCCCTGAGATAGATATTACCATAACCTTTAGGGCCCCGACGTCACTGCGGATTACAGAAGGAAACCAGCAGCAAGTTGGCAATTtaacaaaagaacacagagattgtaGTCAAGTCACACACATTCTGATTTGGTTTGAGATAGATTTGTGCTCCACAATACTAGAAGGAAAAAAATCACCCGAGAATAAAAGGACTTGATACTTGGAGTCGGTCGTGTCCTGACCGACATACaacaggaaggaggaggaggagctgtgcaCCGAGGGTCCCGCTCAGCCGAGCAACCTGGAAATCAAAGCTGGGACGCTAAAAGGCGATGCCCACCGCTCAACACCAGAGGGGCAGCGCACTGTATATGTAACACCCCAAAGACAGTCCAATACTCAATCTGAATCAGATGagctgcagggtaaagcatggtGGACATAAAAAGCAGCCTGTGTCCTCATCATAGTCATCCATTAAGACACGAACACAACTCTTTCCCATATACCCCATTAGGATATATAGATGACAGACGGGTGAACGGccgccatgtaatactacatttctccCCTAGAGGTCAGCGTTTCACCATTGCCTGAATAGGGTGAGCTTGCAGGGTAAAGCGGGTGAGTAGTACCCAAGATACTGACTTAGAAGACCACAAGTAGAGCTCCACTGTAAGAATCAGaggttaaaggtgttatccaggtcCCAACCACCCCAAACTAGATAGTGGCTGTGAGATAGCGCCCTCCTTGTCCTCCGTTCGGGTGTGGTATTGcaagctcagttacattgaagtgaatggagcagcgttgtaataccgcacacaacctgagaggTGGCGCTGTTGAGAAGAGAGCTgctctgtgtatctaatcctggataatccctttaagcacagCCAATCATTTTTATCTTTATCATTTCCAGGTTACTCAAAAGGGGAAATATTggcaacagaataaaaaaaaaaaaaaaaaaacttaaaaagaataaaaaccaaTAAAAATCACCCGGTCCTCCCCGACATATGAAATGACATTACcttattatataaaaatataggaGACATGAGAAGGAAGTCAGCGGGTTGTGGGGAGTTGTACAGTGTAGACAGTATGTACACATTGCAATCCTCTCTATGGCCACGggagctgtgatgtcacagggtCGCCCACCCCCCTGCAGTACACCGTGCCGCAGCGCTCACGCCAGGAGGCGCCATTCTCATATATAATAAATAGAGAAAGGAAAACGAGAAGATGATCTCAAATTTTGGAACTGAACCTCCCAATAGGCCAACACCTGAATAATGGCGGCCAGCTCCTGGactggtgaggtgcagggcggctACATGACACATTTGTGGCAGGGGGGCGGGGCTCTGATACAAAGAGCCCCTCCCCCTCAGTAGCACGTGGAAGATGCCGTCTCTTGGCTCTTCTACCACTTTGTTCTGAAGACCGGGTGTTTCAGTAGCTCTCTAGAGGGAGGCCGGTCTTGAGGTTGAAGTTCCAGACACCGGAGGGTCACGTCCCGCAACCCAGGCGAGAGATGAGCTGGGATGGTGGGGGCCGTTGTTGCGCTTGCGAtctgaatgcaaaaaaaaaaaaagttgtgagaTCAAAAATCATTGTAGAAGaacaagccttttttttttttttttttaaccatgtgaCTTCGGCCTCCCTAGTTTTCCTATGAAGGACCACAATTACAGCAATAGTACTACCGCACAGCACCTACACTACCTATTATGCTGACATAATACACACCCACCCTCCCCCCTCCAGCGCCACACAGTGCAACAGCAAACACAATAGAGCAGAAGCACTAGCAGGAAAGTTGTCCACTgtcagcagcactgtcctgtttcCTACCAGTCCATTCAGCAGAACTGCCCCCCTTTCCTACTACTCCCCCACTGTCAGCAGCACTGTCCCCTTCCTAGCAGTCCCCCACTATAAGCGGCACTGTCCTCATGCCCCCAGTGAGCAGCTGTCCCTTTCCTCACCACTCCCCCACTGTCAGCAGCACTGTGCCCTTTTCCACCCCTCCCCCACTGTCAGCAGCACCATCCCCATTCCTAACACTCCCTCAATTGATAGCACTGTCCTTCTTGTACTACTGTCAGCAGCAGCACTGTCCCCCATTCCCCATCAGCAACACTGTCTTCCCTCCCTCCTCGTCAGCAACACAGTCCCATTCCCCACTGTCAGCAGAACTGTCCCCTTGCTAGCAGTACCCCACTATTAGCGGCACGGTCCTCATGCCCCTAGTGAGCAGctctgtccctttttccccaccaCTCCCTTAGTGTCACAGCAGCactgtcctccctccctccccatcagCAACACTCTCCCCTTCCTACCACTCCCCCACTGTCAGCAGCACTGTAAGCTTTCCCACCCCCCACTATCAGCAGCACTGTAAGCtttcccaccccaccccccactaTCAGCAGCACTGTAAGCtttcccaccccaccccccactaTCAGCAGCACTGTAAGCtttcccaccccaccccccactaTCAGCAGCACTATGCCCTTTCCCACCCCTCTCCCATTGTCAGCAGCACCACCCCCATTTCTAACACTCCCTCAATTCGTAGCACTGTCGTTCTTGTATTATCCCCACTGTTGGTAGCAGCACTGTCCCCCATTCTGCTCTGGGAAGTAAGAAGCAATCCTTTACCTTAAAGATCAGAGCGAGGTGGTTGGAGTGCTTCTCAGCGTTCCACGGAGGTTTGGCGCAGGACATCTCTATTATGCTACAACCAACGCTCCAGACGTCGCAGCTCCTCCCGTACTGCTGCCCCCTCAGCACCTGGACAAGACACCAACATTACATCAATAAGATACACAAACACGTGATACAAGCTCATACGCAGACGAGTGACGTCACTACCGTACCTCCGGTGCCATAAATGCAATAGTCCCCAGTAGTTGGCCCTGAAATTCACCGGCGCCAGTGCCCTTCGAGGCCAGTCTGGCAGCTGCTCCAAAATCAGCAATGCGCAGCCGCTGTCCAGTGCTGTCAATCAGTAGATTGGCACCTGCAAGAAGCAAAGCAGATGGTGTAATTATATAGAGGAAAGGTCCCCATAGGGCTGTGCAAAGCTAACAGAGTATGATGCcgaggactacaacccccaacatccaTGCTGCACGTTACCTTTAATATCCCTGTGGATGATCTGGTTCTCATGCAGATAGGAGAGTCCCCGCAGTATCTGCTCCGTGTAGTTGATGATGACGGATTCCTTGAAGGCTCCATATTTACTCAGCAGGTGAGCGACGGAACCGCCTGGAAGGAGAGCAAAGAATCAGGAGGAGATCTGGGGTTACAGCTGTATACACagcagggcggggggggggtctggACGATGGGGGTTACCTGCCATCCACTCCACAAAGAGGTTGTAGTTGTTCTTCTCGCAGGTGGCCCCCAGCATCCGTATAATATTGGGGTGACAGAGGTGGCTCATCATACGGATCTCCTCCCGCAGAGCCTCCACCACCTCTCCCTGCTCGGTGGAGGTATTCCTGACATAGGTTACCTAGAAGACAGATGGGAGGTGTTACAATGGGGAATCACCATGTCTCTAACGTCCAAAATATGTACAGAATTATACCAAACCACATGACCCTCTACATACAGCCGGGCACAGAAATGTATCACATGACCCTCTACATACAGCCGGGCACAGCAATGTATCATACCATACGACCATCTATATACAGCCGGGCACAGTGGTGTACCACATGACCCTCtataccagtcatgtcaaactccgaCCCACTATTTATGagactaatggggagggctggctactatataagagactatggggagggctggctactatatgagattgttggggagggctggctactatatgagactataggggagggctggctactatatgagactactggggagggctggctactatatgagactatggggagggctggctactatatgagactatggggagggctggctactatatgagactataggggagggctggctactatatgagactataggggagggctggctactatatgagactataggggagggctggctaccatatgagactataggggagggctggctaccatatgagactataggggagggctggctactatatgagactactggggagggctggctactatatgtgactactggtgagggctggctactatatgagactacttgggagggctggctactataggagattgttggggagggctggctactatatgagactatggggggagggctggctactatataagagactatggggagggctggttactatatgagactatggggagggctggttactatataagaaactatggggagGCCTGACTAcaacataagagactatgggagggctggttactatatgagattgttggagagggctggctactatatgagattgttggggagggctggctactatatgagattgttggggagggctggctactatatgagattgttggggagggctggctactatatgagactatggggagggctggctactatatgagattgttggggagggctggctactatatgagactatggggggagggctggctactatatgagagactatgggggagggctggctactatatgaaactataggggagggctggctactatatgagactatggggagggctggctactatataagagactatggggagggctggttactatatgagactatggggagggctggctactatataagagactatgggggagggctggctactatatgagactatggggagggctggttactatatgagactactggagagggctggctactataaaagactatggggagggctggttactatatgagactatggggagggctggctactataaaagactatggggaggactggctactacattggacacttgggggctggctaatatttgggcactattgggagggctggctaatatgtggggcaatttttggggtattggctattatatgggttggggtttaatcatgtcatagcaatttatcatgtcatgtcatttaccatagtgcacggggctgggagaGGCACACCACTGACattgccaggaccgccgcattcgcgcctcaataattatcaaggttggcccgagactttgtccaatttttttttaattttgacccACTGTGCATtttagtttgacacccctggtctatatACAGCCGGGCACAATGATGTACCACATGaccctctatatacagccagGCAGTGATGTACCACATGaccctctatatacagccagGCACAGTGATGTACCACATGACTCTCTATATACAGCGGGGCACAGTGATGTACCACATGaccctctatatacagccagGCACAGTGTTGTACCACATGACCCTCTATATACAGCGGGGCACAGTGATGTACCACATGACGGGCAGGCACAGGTTCTTACCTGCTTTACAGCCATTAAGGTGCCAGTTCCGACATCCTGAGCTTGGTAGCAGGAGGAGAAGGCACCCAGTCCGATCTGCTGCCCCTTCAGCCACTCCACCTCTTCCCGATAGTGATTCTTTGCTTTGGTATGACCGGGCAGCGTCTCTGGAGTCTGCCACCATGAGAGGAGCACAATGTAAGAATGATATACCCGGAGCTCCTGCCCATACACTATGGATTTTGCACATATGTAACCTCCCCCCTGGGACACTGGTATGATCAGCCCACCCACACCAGAGTACACTTACATCctgctggatgatgatgatgtcctCGCCGTTCTCCACCTGTAGTTGGGGGATGACCGGCAGTGCGTCCTGAGAAGCAGACATGGCCAGAACGATGGccagcgcctcctcctcctcggcttCCATCTTCTCTTTGCACTTCTGATTGTGACTCACGTCCTCCTTATAGGTGTTGTCGATCTCTGCCCGCTCCGGTGACAGCACGGCCACCTCCGACTTGAAGGTGACTGTGCTGTCGCAGGCCGGCATGGACGCTTCCAGTAAGTCTTCCATGCTGGAATTAAGCTCCGTGTTGGCATCGAGGCGACTCTTTTCCTCCACGGGCGTGAACACAGTGTCGTCACTAGGTATCACAGCAttgctactaccacccccactatTGTCACAGTGGGAAACGTTTAGCTCTAGAGTCATATTGCCTTTTGGAGATTCTGCAGGTTTGCCCATGTCGCCTGGCGTGGGCCGGGATGGTTTTGGCCTGTGTATCTGAGGAGAAGGCAGCGGTCTGGCTTGGGTAAATACGGGCGAGAGTTTTTCAGGTTCTTTACCCCCTGAATGGTGCTTCTGAATCTGAAGAGAAAACTTCCTCTGTGTCTGAGGAGAAGCAGAGGAAAGTTTACAGGGAGCAAATCCCTGAGGTTTGGGCTTGGCGACATCGGAGACAGGGCCAGCTGTCCCACATGGGGCGGAGGAAGGGGAAGGCAACGTCTGAAACAAGGAATGgggctgagaggaggagggagagttcAAGCATTGACTTAGGGGTCTGCGTTTTGTCTGGATGGCAGGCTTTGGTTGCTCAGTTGGGGTGGTGGACAGCGGGAGACCCAGGGACATGGCTTCTAGCGTCTCACACAAGTTCACGGGGCTGGAAGCCGCTCTGGAGAAACCCGGGTCCTTCCCAACCTTCCCTGATAGCTGCATAGTATGATCGGGGGAATTCCGCTGTGAGGTGACGGGGGAGTTTGCAGGGGCAGACGGCTGCACAAACGCTTCCCTGCGGTGTTCGAAAGCTTGTGAATCCTCCAGCCCCTGCTGTATGACCTCCACAATGTCCATTTCTTCGGCAATGGCCATTAACCGCCTCCGCATGCGGCTGTAATGCGTTGAGCTGGTGGCGCTCAACATGTCCAGCAGCTTGACGTAGACGTGGGGGACTCGTGCCACCATCCTCGCCGCGCTCAGGAACACTCTGCGGGACAGTTTTCCGACCATCGAGTGCGAATTGTCAATGGACTGCAATGCAAAATTCAGCAGGGACAGCAGGTTCctatacctggaagagaaaggaaGAGCATCACTTATAGGACTGGAGCTAAAACCACCATCTGAGGTGGGCAGCAACTGGGCATCTACTTACTAGACACGTGGGGTCTCCTTACTGCTGCAGAAACTCTTGTATAAACAAGCAACCTACACTGCAGCATGGGTGCCATTACAGCATTACCAGCTATGGGCTTAGGACCCCCAGGGCAGTAACAAGCCCCTTAAGTAAAAAGCATAAAACCCCCAGAGCGGTACCTCTTCCCTTTACCAGTGGAGCATAAGAACCCCAAGTATCTATACCTATAGGCAACGAGCATAAGACCCCCAAGAGCAGTACCTATTCTGCGTACCAAGAAGCATAAAACACCTAGAGCAGTATCTAGCCCTCTTGGCAGCAAGCACAATAACCCCAGAGAAGTACTTTTTGCCCATGGCAGTGAGCATAAGACCCCCCCCCAAGAGCAGTACCTATCCCCACTGGCAACAAGCACCCCAACAGCACTACCTATCGCCCCTTACCAATGAAGGTAAGACCTCCATAGCAATTACCCCTTACCAATGAGCATAGGACCCCCCACAGCAGTACCTATCCCCCCTTGGCAATGAGCATAAGACCCCCAGAGCCATAACTACCCACTTTAAGGAGGGTGTTGCTCTATTCACAATATGTGGCAGAGGGGTATCTGGGCCTGCACCTCTAGAGTGAACAAATTTCTTTTTAAATTCCCCATGTTGCATATAAGCACAACAGCCCGGATACCTCTCGACGGCTGCGTCGGCCTGTATGACGTCTCCACTGATGATGTGGGGATAAAACTCAGCAGGAAATTCCAGCAGCAGCCGGTCGATGAGACACAAGCGGCCCAGCAGTGCTTGCCAGTTGTTAGACTCCGGCTGGGTGGCCAGGATACAGTTCAGGACATATTCCACACCCCCGATGCCCATGGAACCTAGGACAGAAAGTTGTAGATCGCAGTTTACAAATGGGCACTTTTGTTTGACAAGTTGtagatcagggatgtcaaacctgcggccctccagctgttgcaaaactacaattcccatcatgcctggacagccaaagctttagcttttgacgtccaggcaagatgggaattgtagttttgtatttGACACTTGTATTGTAGATGTAAATCAAACCTTTCGACCTGTCAAAGTCTGGGTGTTTAGCCCCAATCAATTGCTGCATCGGGGTGAGAGAACATTTTGGACCAGTGTCACTAACCGGATTTGAGGATCTCTCTCCCCACGGCCAGCTCCCCGGCTTGTCCTTTGCATAGTTCAAGCAGCGTTGACACGGACAGCTGACTGGTGCGGCTGCAGGAGGGAAACAAACAACGTACATTTACAAAACTTTCCCCATTTCATGAATGGCGCATAAGTCCAAGCACCGTTATGTTACCTATTTGCGTCTGCGCACTTGACCAGAATGGTCTCCACAACGGGGTTGAGAAGTCTCTGCAGCTTCTTCCGCTCGGCGGTGGTATGGCAGGGAGTGTACACCAGCATGGCTCTTAAGGTTTTCTGCAAGTTAGAATTTGtaagatgtaaaataaaaaaaataaaataaaaaaagtaaaacaaactCCACTTGAACATTCGGAGAAACGTACTAAAGCAGCGACGTAGACTTTGTAGACGGGGTCTCCGCACACCATGGACAGCACGCTACAGCACGCCTCGACCACAACATCCCCTGAGATAGTGGACTGAGATGAGCCGCTGGCAGAGTGGGGAGTGGTGCTGCAGGGAGGACCGCCACCGGACGTTCCAGTGCTTTCACCATTAGCCAACAGCAAGGCCCCGCTGACGTCATGTGACAGGCGCCGCAGCGCCATTTCTCGGATATTCCAGTTGCGGGAGAATAAACAGCCGACCAGTTCCATTCCAAAAacctagagagaaaaaaaatggaagtgaaaattttggaaaaaagttgttttttttttataagaaataaaatatttttacatttttatttttt includes:
- the MAP3K1 gene encoding mitogen-activated protein kinase kinase kinase 1, whose amino-acid sequence is MAAAAGSRSSSSGFSAAAGGVAAPGSPETGQLQVGEAETGAGESRAADWRRKHLRKVRSVDLDKLAGREPEPQHGAGGSGEPEPGTVPPGAGSSEADETGSHSSSSAGRDMESKETLRGLQKMDDRPEERMIREKLKATCMPAWKHEWLERRSRRGPVVVKPITVKADGSDASKSDSSVEGTVNGSGHTVKGRRSPSPSSSSSSSKSKPESPGVQRRRMSPVPFQSGRVTPPRRAPSPDGFSPYSPEETSRRVNKVMRARLYLLQQIGPNSFLIGGDSPDNKYRVFIGPQTCSCGRGTFCIHLLFVMLRVFQLEPSDTMLWRKTLKNFEVESLFQKYHSRRSSRIKAPSRNTIQKFVSRMSNSHTLSSSTTSTSSSDTSIKDEDEQMCPICLLGMLDEESLTVCEEGCRNKLHHHCMSIWAEECRRNREPLICPLCRSKWRSQDFHSHDLPGPVDSPPILRAAQQPPPLQHSPTAGSQRRSQDSNLNLTNYGVQQIPSSYKNMAEPWIQVFGMELVGCLFSRNWNIREMALRRLSHDVSGALLLANGESTGTSGGGPPCSTTPHSASGSSQSTISGDVVVEACCSVLSMVCGDPVYKVYVAALKTLRAMLVYTPCHTTAERKKLQRLLNPVVETILVKCADANSRTSQLSVSTLLELCKGQAGELAVGREILKSGSMGIGGVEYVLNCILATQPESNNWQALLGRLCLIDRLLLEFPAEFYPHIISGDVIQADAAVERYRNLLSLLNFALQSIDNSHSMVGKLSRRVFLSAARMVARVPHVYVKLLDMLSATSSTHYSRMRRRLMAIAEEMDIVEVIQQGLEDSQAFEHRREAFVQPSAPANSPVTSQRNSPDHTMQLSGKVGKDPGFSRAASSPVNLCETLEAMSLGLPLSTTPTEQPKPAIQTKRRPLSQCLNSPSSSQPHSLFQTLPSPSSAPCGTAGPVSDVAKPKPQGFAPCKLSSASPQTQRKFSLQIQKHHSGGKEPEKLSPVFTQARPLPSPQIHRPKPSRPTPGDMGKPAESPKGNMTLELNVSHCDNSGGGSSNAVIPSDDTVFTPVEEKSRLDANTELNSSMEDLLEASMPACDSTVTFKSEVAVLSPERAEIDNTYKEDVSHNQKCKEKMEAEEEEALAIVLAMSASQDALPVIPQLQVENGEDIIIIQQDTPETLPGHTKAKNHYREEVEWLKGQQIGLGAFSSCYQAQDVGTGTLMAVKQVTYVRNTSTEQGEVVEALREEIRMMSHLCHPNIIRMLGATCEKNNYNLFVEWMAGGSVAHLLSKYGAFKESVIINYTEQILRGLSYLHENQIIHRDIKGANLLIDSTGQRLRIADFGAAARLASKGTGAGEFQGQLLGTIAFMAPEVLRGQQYGRSCDVWSVGCSIIEMSCAKPPWNAEKHSNHLALIFKIASATTAPTIPAHLSPGLRDVTLRCLELQPQDRPPSRELLKHPVFRTKW